In Trifolium pratense cultivar HEN17-A07 linkage group LG7, ARS_RC_1.1, whole genome shotgun sequence, a genomic segment contains:
- the LOC123894466 gene encoding G2/mitotic-specific cyclin S13-6-like isoform X1 gives MASRIVPQQQHKGEGRNRRALLDIRNVVTLKGVEVKPNSPVTRSFCEQLLANAETSLCQWRFDPLLHYSLHFRDLVWRTLLLFFLYS, from the exons ATGGCTTCAAGAATTGTTCCTCAACAACAACACAAAG GTGAAGGAAGGAACCGAAGAGCACTTCTTGATATTCGAAACGTTGTCACTCTAAAAGGTGTTGAAGTCAAGCCAAATAGCCCTGTCACAAG GAGTTTTTGTGAACAACTACTTGCCAATGCAg AAACAAGCTTGTGCCAATGGAGATTCGATCCTCTCCTTCACTATTCTCTCCACTTCAGGGACTTGGTTTGGAGAACTTTGCtactcttctttctttattCATAG
- the LOC123894466 gene encoding G2/mitotic-specific cyclin S13-6-like isoform X2, whose product MASRIVPQQQHKGEGRNRRALLDIRNVVTLKGVEVKPNSPVTRSFCEQLLANAETSLCQWRFDPLLHYSLHFRDLWRN is encoded by the exons ATGGCTTCAAGAATTGTTCCTCAACAACAACACAAAG GTGAAGGAAGGAACCGAAGAGCACTTCTTGATATTCGAAACGTTGTCACTCTAAAAGGTGTTGAAGTCAAGCCAAATAGCCCTGTCACAAG GAGTTTTTGTGAACAACTACTTGCCAATGCAg AAACAAGCTTGTGCCAATGGAGATTCGATCCTCTCCTTCACTATTCTCTCCACTTCAGGGACTTG TGGAGAAATTAA